From one Mytilus galloprovincialis chromosome 13, xbMytGall1.hap1.1, whole genome shotgun sequence genomic stretch:
- the LOC143057439 gene encoding uncharacterized protein LOC143057439 yields MLFRFLLLVHVCAAFPLKCPEQAQWTIRARSHCPDQSKYSCLKNDLISGYSENCTIFDFLQPGRKNVLRGGLDADICSSERYQPWPITFLTNVSNSCIFHKSACSEEGQVVYDNGNRNTDVTCRCDYTRGYEFSIKPRNPCFCVPSEEDCSCYLKMCQVLTQDNECILLNKTMSTNKCKPIIVERNNTEGNKSDSESIVKENQTFILGIY; encoded by the exons ATGTTGTTCAGATTCCTGCTCCTG GTTCATGTTTGTGCAGCTTTCCCATTAAAATGTCCAGAACAAGCTCAGTGGACAATTCGTGCAAGAAGTCATTGTCCAGATCAGTCTAAGTATTCATGTCTCAAGAATGATCTTATTTCCGGATATTCTGAAAACTGCACAATATTCGATTTTCTGCAGCCAG GTAGAAAAAATGTTCTTCGTGGAGGATTAGATGCAGACATTTGTTCGTCAGAGCGATACCAGCCATGGCCGATAACATTCCTTACAAATGTCAGTAACAGCTGTATCTTTCATAAGTCAGCATGCAGCGAAGAAGGACAAGTGGTCTATGATAATGGAAATCGTAACACAGATGTTACCTGCAGATGTGACTACACGAGAGGTTACGAGTTCTCTATAAAACCTCGAAATCCATGTTTTTGTGTCCCGTCAGAAGAAGATTGTTCCTGTTATTTGAAGATGTGCCAAGTTCTAACGCAAG ATAACGAGTGTATTCTCTTGAATAAAACTATGTCGACGAATAAATGTAAACCAATTATCGTTGAAAG aaataacacAGAAGGAAACAAAAGTGATTCTGAGTCCATTGTAAAAGAAAACCAGACTTTCATTCTAGGTATATATTAA